In Melospiza melodia melodia isolate bMelMel2 chromosome 20, bMelMel2.pri, whole genome shotgun sequence, a single genomic region encodes these proteins:
- the ANAPC5 gene encoding anaphase-promoting complex subunit 5 codes for MASLHDSLYFNPMLTNGVVHANVFGVRDWVTPHKMALLVLLSELGRAGPQLGLLERRRLNRLLLPLLQGPDMALSRLRKAIEECCPHLAGSVHIRLKLMAEGELKDMEQFFDDLSDSFSGTEPEVHKTSVVGLFLRHMILAYNKLSFSQVYKLYTALQQYFQKDEKKDGADESDMELTNPEELDGKMEKEELDGPLREEEIACSGPLSQKQAEYFLSQQASLLKNDETKALAPASLQKELNNLLKFNPDFAEAHYLSYLNSIRVQDVFSSTHSLLHYFDRLILTGAESKSNGDEGYGRSLRYAALNLAALHCRFGHYQQAELALQEAIRIAQESNDHVCLQHCLSWLYILEQKIFDSCVLLEHSVNKSLHFGLPYLASLGIQSLVQQRAFAGKAANKLMDALKDSDVLHWKHSLSELIDISIAQKTAIWRLYGRSTMALQQAQTLLSMNSLEAVNVGVQQNNTESFAVVLCHLAELHAEQGYFAAASEILTHLKERFPANSQHAQLWMLFDQKIQFERAMNDGRYHVADSLVAGITALNSIEGVYRKAIVLKAQNQMSEAHKLLQKLLIHCQKIKNTEMVIRVLLCMAELYWRSSCHTIALPVLLQALALAREYSLQYLASETMLNLAFSQLILGIPEQALNILHMAIEPVLAHGAVLDKGCAMFLVAKCQVASAASYTPQKKIEALESAILNLNEARSYFAKVDCKEQLRDVLYFQARLLHTLGRTQERNKCAMLFRQLHQELPAHGVPLINAFK; via the exons ATGGCGAGCCTGCACGACAGCCTGTACTTCAACCCGATGCTGACGAACGGCGTCGTGCACGCGAACGTGTTCGGCGTCCGCGACTGGGTCACCCCGCACAAGATggctctgctggtgctgctcagcGAGCTGGGCCGCGCCGGCCCGCAGCTCGGCCTGCTGGAGCGCCGCCGCCTCAACcgcctgctgctgccgctgctgcag GGTCCCGATATGGCGCTGTCGCGGCTGCGCAAGGCCATCGAGGAGTGCTGCCCGCACCTGGCCGGCTCCGTCCACATCAG GTTAAAACTCATGGCAGAAGGAGAACTGAAAGACATGGAACAATTTTTTGATGATCTTTCAGATTCATTCTCAGGGACAGAGCCAGAAGTTCATAAAACAAGTGTAGTAG GTCTGTTCCTGCGCCACATGATCCTGGCATACAACAAACTTTCCTTCAGCCAGGTCTACAAACTCTACACAGCACTGCAGCAGTACTTCCAGAAGGATGAGAAAAAGGATGGGGCTGATGAGAGTGACATGGAGCTGACAAATCCAGAGGAGCTGGATGGGAAAATGGAGAAAGAAGAACTTGATGGGCCTTTAAG GGAAGAAGAGATAGCCTGCAGTGGGCCTCTTTCCCAGAAACAAGCAGAGTATTTTCTTTCTCAGCAG GCTTCTTTGCTAAAGAATGATGAGACAAAGGCTCTTGCTCCAGCATCTTTACAGAAGGAATTGAACAACTTGTTAAAATTTAATCCAGACTTTGCTGAAGCA CATTATTTAAGCTACTTAAACAGCATCAGGGTGCAGGATGTCTTCAGTTCCACACACAGCCTCCTGCACTACTTTGACCGGCTGATCCTCACGGGCGCCGAGAGCAAAAGCAACGGGGACGAGGGCTACGGGCGCAGCCTGCGCTACGCCGCGCTCAACCTGGCGGCGCTGCACTGCCGCTTCGGCCACTA CCAGCAGGCTGAACTGGCCCTTCAGGAAGCCATCAGGATTGCCCAGGAGTCCAACGACCACGTgtgcctgcagcactgcctg AGTTGGTTGTACATCCTGGAGCAGAAGATATTTGACAGCTGTGTTCTGCTGGAGCACTCTGTGAACAAATCCTTACATTTTGGATTGCCA tATCTTGCTTCCTTGGGAATCCAGTCCTTGGTTCAGCAAAGAGCTTTTGCAGGAAAGGCTGCCAACAAACTAATGGATGCCTTAAAAGATTCTGATGTGTTGCATTGGAAGCACAGCCTGTCAGAGCTCATAGACATCAGCATAGCACAGAAAACAGCCATTTGGAGACTGTACGGCCGCAG CACCATGGCACTTCAGCAAGCCCAGACCTTGCTGAGCATGAACAGTCTGGAGGCTGTGAACGTGGGCGTTCAGCAGAACAACACCGAGTCCTTTGCCGTGGTGTTGTGTCACCTGGCAGAGCTGCACGCCGAGCAG GGGTACTTTGCAGCTGCTTCTGAAATACTGACACACCTGAAGGAGAGATTCCCTGCCAACAGTCAGCATGCACAG CTTTGGATGCTGTTTGATCAGAAAATACAGTTTGAGCGAGCCATGAACGATGGCAGATACCATGTAGCAGATTCTCTTGTAGCAGGAATCACAGCACTAAATAGCATTGAAGGTGTATACAG AAAAGCCATTGTATTGAAAGCCCAAAATCAAATGTCAGAGGCACACAAACTTCTGCAGAAATTGTTGATCCACTGCCAGAAAATCAAGAACACCGAGATGGTGATTAG ggtgctgctgtgcATGGCAGAGCTGTACTGGAGGTCCTCGTGCCACACCATCGCGCTGcccgtgctgctgcaggctctggccctggctcGCGAGTACAGCCTGCAGTACTTGGCCTCTGAAACCATGCTCAACTTGGCTTTCTCACAG CTGATCCTTGGCATTCCTGAACAAGCCCTGAATATCCTGCACATGGCAATAGAACCTGTCTTGGCCCATGGAGCTGTCCTGGACAAAGGCTGTGCCATGTTCCTGGTGGCCAAATGTCAGGTGGCTTCTGCAGCTTCCTACACTCCACAAAAGAAGATTGAAG CTTTGGAATCTGCTATCTTGAATCTAAATGAAGCCAGGAGTTACTTTGCCAAAGTGGACTGCAAAGAGCAGCTCAGAGACGTTCTCTACTTCCAAGCCCGGCTGTTGCACACCCTGGGCAGGACCCAGGAAAGGAACAAATGTGCCATGTTGTTCCGTCAgctgcaccaggagctgccagcacACGGTGTCCCCTTGATCAATGC